The Podospora pseudocomata strain CBS 415.72m chromosome 1 map unlocalized CBS415.72m_1, whole genome shotgun sequence genome has a segment encoding these proteins:
- the ENV7 gene encoding Serine/threonine-protein kinase env7 (COG:I; COG:K; COG:T; BUSCO:EOG09263OAE; EggNog:ENOG503NXKW): protein MSQILLDFLHPLLTSCLPCLPGTPTLKINSRSLKILRLLGEGGFSYVYLVQSLSSPNHELYALKKIRCPFGAESVAQAMKEVEAYKIFGSTPGIIHSVDYSIATERGGGEESKTVYVLLPYYKRGNLQDMINANLVNHSKFPERKLMGLFLGVCRALRGMHVYQGGGGAGAQEEMVVPGRKRGGKNTVNGGADVDDEQEQGRSLLTEDERVTQARETGGKRRSYAHRDIKPGNIMISDSGDEPILMDLGSVAESPLPITSRSLAIATQDTAAEHSTMPYRAPELFDVKTGTVVDTKVDIWSMGCTLYACLVGKSPFEMRSDETGGSLSICVLSGDWRFPDEGPGAKKNKGKGPVSPGGTTAAAAAAATEEERISEPIREVVRRCLRVEPSERPDIDELIEMVERVLEVLPEDAA from the exons ATGTCCCAAATACTCCTCGacttcctccaccccctcctcacctcttGCCTCCCCTGCCTCCCGGGAACCCCCACCCTCAAGATCAACTCCCGCTCCCTCAAgatcctccgcctcctcggcgaAGGCGGCTTCTCCTACGTCTACCTGGTCCagtccctctcctcccccaaccacgAGCTCTACGCCCTCAAGAAAATCCGCTGCCCCTTCGGCGCCGAATCCGTCGCCCAAGCCATGAAGGAGGTCGAGGCCTACAAGATATTCGGCTCAACCCCCGGCATCATCCACAGCGTCGATTACTCCATCGCCACCGAGcgcggcggcggggaggagagCAAGACGGTTTATGTCTTGCTGCCGTATTACAAGCGGGGGAATCTGCAGGACATGATTAATGCTAATTTGGTGAATCATTCCAAGTTTCCTGAACGGAAGCtgatggggttgtttttgggggtcTGTAGGGCGCTGAGGGGGATGCATGTTTACCAGGGCGGTGGCGGGGCAGGGGCGCAAGAAGAGATGGTTGTGCCGGGGAGGAAACGAGGGGGCAAGAATACGGTGAACGGGGGGGCGGATGTGGACgatgagcaggagcaggggaggagtttgctgacggaggatgagagggtCACGCAGGCCAGGGAGacgggggggaagaggaggagttaTGCTCATAGGGATATCAAGCCCG GAAACATCATGATCTCCGACTCGGGGGATGAACCGATCCTCATGGACCTCGGTTCGGTGGCTGAATCCCCTCTCCCAATCACCTCCCGCTCGTTGGCTATTGCAACGCAGGATACTGCTGCGGAGCATAGCACCATGCCTTACCGGGCTCCGGAACTGTTTGATGTCAAGACGGGGACGGTGGTTGACACAAAGGTTGATATTTGGAGCATGGGGTGCACGCTGTATGCGTGCTTGGTGGGGAAATCGCCGTTTGAGATGAGGTCGGATGAGACGGGGGGGTCGCTGAGTATTTGTGTGCTGAGTGGGGATTGGAGGTTTCCGGATGAGGGGCCGGGGGCGAAGAAGAATAAGGGGAAGGGGCCAGTTTCTCCTGGGGGcacaacggcggcggcggcggcggctgcgacagaagaggagaggattaGTGAGCCGATacgggaggtggtgaggaggtgtttgagggTTGAGCCGAGTGAGAGGCCGGACATTGATGAGCTGATTGAGATGGTGGAGCGGGTTTTGGAGGTGCTGCCTGAGGATGCTGCTTAG
- a CDS encoding uncharacterized protein (EggNog:ENOG503NZ8E; COG:S) → MNNQEFRKLLLSKASSSTNNNDTSPPPPPPPPPSRPAAAAALGSRLKSSIPMTPRSTGRVDFARQLAEQKNKQFEKTAKRFRTSAPKGSRFAEGYVDRARQREQEEEDERAERLKALEEAFKKEEIDRETYDRMRSQIAGGDLASTHLVKGLDFALLRRVKQGEDVWSGKKAGEDERGEEGEVEEDVDGVLEKLADAEVKAVTREKVRKKGQFATAALNPGQKRSRNQLLAELKAAREAAKAKEESGLGSRFKKIGAKKTPGTRIEKDSMGREIQITVDEDGHEVRKIRKVDHKLLEEEQDREAAALASRGVLGMEVPEFYRKQQEEAERAAKEEEESKEISIFDDAGSDYDPLAALEDSDSSSDEDKKARSDSAAVPPPPKPSSGPPEERDYFKNFRGGKVDLSTGQTYKAPSLDDPLLQAALKKAKANGALEKSEEEIKAKEREERLKKKLQESLRDDEDMDMGFGSSRLEDDADFEEKKVKLSEWGEDGDGDGDGYEGGGGDKKEKRKRGGKKRKGDKNNFEDVMRVMERQKGGSK, encoded by the coding sequence ATGAACAACCAAGAATTCCGAAAACTTCTCCTCTCCaaggcctcctcctccaccaacaacaatgacacctccccaccaccaccaccaccaccaccaccatcccgcccagcagcagcagccgcgcTCGGCTCCAGACTCAAATCCAGCATCCCCATGACCCCCCGATCAACAGGTCGAGTCGACTTCGCGAGGCAACTAGCAGagcaaaaaaacaagcagTTCGAAAAGACAGCCAAACGATTCCGGACCTCGGCCCCGAAAGGGTCCCGGTTCGCAGAGGGCTACGTTGACCGCGCCAGGCAGAgggagcaagaagaggaggatgagagagCGGAACGAttgaaggcgttggaggaggctttCAAAAAGGAGGAGATCGACCGGGAGACGTACGACCGGATGCGCAGTCAGATTGCTGGGGGTGACTTGGCGAGTACGCATCTTGTCAAGGGGCTTGATTTTGctttgttgaggagggtgaagcagggggaggatgtctggagtgggaagaaggcaggcgaggatgagcgtggggaagagggggaggtggaggaggatgtggatggtGTCCTGGAGAAATTGGCTGATGCTGAAGTCAAGGCTGTGACCAGGGAAAAAGTGCGGAAGAAGGGGCAGTTTGCGACTGCTGCGTTGAATCCAGGGCAGAAGAGGTCGAGGAATCAGCTACTGGCTGAGTTGAAGGCGGCAAGGGAAGCGGccaaggcgaaggaggagtcGGGTCTGGGGTCCAGGTTCAAGAAGATTGGTGCGAAAAAGACGCCGGGGACGAGGATAGAAAAGGATAGCATGGGTCGGGAGATTCAGATCACTGTTGACGAGGACGGCCATGAGGTGCGAAAGATTCGGAAGGTGGACCACAAACTATTAGAGGAGGAACAAGACAGGGAAGCGGCCGCGCTGGCATCTCGCGGCGTGCTTGGTATGGAGGTGCCAGAGTTCTACAGGAAACAGCAGGAGGAAGCCGAGAGGGCGgcaaaggaagaggaggagagcaaggAGATCAGCATCTTTGATGACGCGGGCTCCGATTACGACCCATTAGCTGCGCTCGAAGACTCGGACTCGTCATCTGATGAGGATAAGAAGGCGAGATCAGACTCGGCAGCtgtgccaccaccaccgaaacCTAGCTCCGGCCCTCCAGAGGAGAGAGATTATTTCAAGAATTTCAGAGGAGGAAAGGTGGATCTTTCGACGGGCCAAACATACAAGGCGCCGTCTTTGGATGATCCCTTGCTGCAGGCGGCACtcaagaaggcaaaggcaaaTGGCGCACTGGAGAAatcagaggaggagatcaaggccaaAGAGCGGGAAGAGAggctcaagaagaagctgcaGGAGTCGTTGCgcgatgatgaggatatggacATGGGATTTGGGTCAAGCAGactggaggatgatgctgacTTTGAGGAGAAAAAGGTGAAGCTGTCTGAGtggggtgaggatggggatggggatggtgatggctatgagggaggtggtggggacaagaaggagaagaggaagaggggtgggaagaagaggaagggcgATAAGAACAATTTTGAGGATGTTATGCGGGTGATGGAGAGGCAGAAGGGCGGGTCTAAGTGA
- a CDS encoding uncharacterized protein (EggNog:ENOG503P752; COG:G; COG:O) — protein sequence MMKLFTLLFSSLLGLLVAAQNDDNTQKQVTILAGGQGYAYHGCYTETTDLFVNTTSRRALDGGSNSVQPDIMTVEKCWEFCGKGSYKYAGLEYSRECWCSQTLSTLSTKVSDKECDLPCDGNNTQSCGGSLKLTLYITSAAASLAGGLSLLVTFGAVGMMVFDSVF from the exons ATGATGAAGCTTTTCACCCTCCTGTTTtcatccctcctcggcctcctcgtcgccgcccAGAATGACGATAACACACAGAAACAAGTCACCATCCTGGCCGGCGGCCAAGGCTACGCCTACCACGGCTGCTACACCGAAACAACCGATCTCttcgtcaacaccacctcccgccgcgccctcgacggcggcagcaacagcgtgCAGCCCGACATCATGACGGTCGAAAAGTGCTGGGAGTTCTGCGGCAAGGGGTCGTATAAATACGCCGGGTTGGAGTACTCCAG AGAATGCTGGTGCTCCCAAACCCTgtcaaccctctccaccaaggTCTCCGACAAGGAATGCGACCTCCCCTGCGACGGCAACAACACCCAGTCCTGCGGCGGGAGCCTCAAGTTGACCCTTTATATCACCAGCGCAGCCGCCAGTCTTGCCGGGGGTCTCTCATTGTTGGTAACGTTCGGAGCagtggggatgatggtgtttgaTTCTGTCTTCTAA
- the KEL3 gene encoding Kelch repeat-containing protein 3 (EggNog:ENOG503NW5U; COG:S) — protein sequence MAKAKGKKGKSESKQAKLAEKKQKQEKKADKKSKSKASKNNGDVDSDDDVDLDAVLEEMRLQQEQHHRITETVLDAPPPVSSYASFLANPVNSNQLLLFGGELYDGARASFFNKLYVYYIDKDEWRSITSPNAPLPRSSHAWCRGGNDSKSIYLFGGEFSSPKQGTFYHYSDFWKLDCSTKEWTRVETKGKSPPARSGHRLTYYKQYIILFGGFQETTGDHKYLGDVWIYDTTSFVWHTPSLPPAQLKPDPRSSFTFLPHDQGAVLYGGFSRVKVNPGAGKGGQQSGKKSKGGGYGAKMTKVVGMIHTDCFFLRVTPPPSDAPQGALPTVRWERRKKPANAPNPPRTGAAMAFHKGRGIMFGGVHDHEETEEDVDSDFFNQLFAWNIERNRFFPLGLRKPRTNNAGKKGGGGGGGERGGRRGNRQANEEELLRSLAKLTAGGGGGGGGDDDDVMDIDLPGEQEPDEPPARKEFPVSNELPHARFNAQLAVQDDVLYIYGGIMDKGGRDVVFDDMYAIDLGKLDGCKEIFNRPLPDWIESEDEDDDDEDDDEEDHSDSEEEEDAGEDEEMEDGVEKNNSKPFTPSKRGRKAPASSAADAESTPSEREDGEAETAAAAAEEQEEVVDDGLPHPRPFESRRDFFQRTSNEWQEILMTNLRWKNIQPETLSIKEIKSKAFELSEEKWWDCREEITAMEDEQEAAGIGEVVSLADRAEGGGHGGGAARRR from the exons atggccaaggCAAAGGGAAAAAAGGGCAAGTCAGAGTCCAAACAGGCCAAGCTcgccgagaagaagcaaaagcaagAGAAAAAGGCGGACAAAAAGTCAAAGTCCAAGGCGTCCAAAAACAACGGCGACGTCGACTCGGACGATGACGTCGATCTCGATGCCGTCCTCGAGGAGATGCGCCTGCAGCAAGAGCAGCACCACAGAATCACCGAGACAGTCCTCGACGCCCCACCCCCCGTCAGCAGCTacgcctccttcctcgccaaccccgtCAACTCCAACCAGCTGCTCCTCTTCGGCGGCGAGCTCTACGACGGCGCCCGtgccagcttcttcaacaagctCTACGTCTACTACATCGACAAGGACGAGTGGCgctccatcacctcccccaacgcccccctccccaggtCCTCCCACGCCTGGTGCCGCGGCGGCAACGACTCCAAGTCCATCTACCTCTTCGGCGGCGagttctcctcccccaagcAAGGAACCTTCTACCACTACTCCGACTTCTGGAAGCTCGACTGCTCGACCAAAGAGTGGACCCGCGTCGAGACGAAAGGGAAATCCCCCCCGGCCAGGTCGGGTCACCGCCTGACCTACTACAAGCAGTACATCATCCTCTTTGGCGGGTTCCAAGAAACAACCGGCGATCACAAGTACCTCGGTGATGTCTGGATCTacgacaccaccagcttTGTCTggcacaccccctccctccccccggcCCAGCTCAAGCCCGATCCCCGGTCCAGCTTCACTTTCTTGCCCCACGACCAGGGCGCCGTCCTGTACGGCGGTTTCTCCCGGGTCAAGGTCAACCCCGGCGCGGGAAAAGGCGGGCAGCAATCGGGCAAGAAGTCAAAGGGCGGCGGTTATGGAGCCAAAATGACAAAAGTGGTGGGCATGATCCACACGGATTGTTTTTTTCTGCGTGTCACTCCCCCGCCGTCGGACGCACCGCAGGGTGCCCTTCCGACAGTGAGATGGGAgcgaagaaaaaaaccgGCCAACgcgcccaacccaccccgtACCGGCGCCGCGATGGCGTTCCacaaggggagagggatcATGTTTGGGGGTGTGCATGATCatgaggagacggaggaggatgtcgactCTGATTTTTTCAACCAGCTTTTCGCGTGGAATATTGAGCGGAACAGGTTCTTTCCTCTTGGACTGAGGAAACCGAGGACTAATAATGCtggaaaaaaggggggtggtggtggtggtggtgagcgtggagggagaagggggaatCGGCAGGCTAATGAGGAGGAATTGCTGAGGTCTTTGGCGAAGCTTactgctggtggtggtggtggtggtggtggtgatgatgatgatgtgatggATATTGACCTGCCTGGTGAACAGGAACCTGACGAACCGCCGGCCAGGAAGGAGTTTCCTGTCAGCAATGAGCTGCCTCATGCGAGGTTTAACGCTCAGCTTGCGGTGCAGGATGATGTGTTGTATATTTACGGCGGGATTATGGACAAGGGGGGCAGGGATGTCGTTTTTGATGACATGTACGCGATTGACCTTGGGAAGTTGGATGGGTGCAAGGAGATTTTCAATAGGCCTTTGCCGGACTGGATT GAAtccgaggatgaagatgatgatgacgaggatgacgacgaggaagatcaCTCCGactcggaagaggaagaagatgcaggtgaagatgaagaaatgGAGGACGGTGTTGAAAagaacaacagcaagccCTTCACCCCTTCCAAACGCGGGAGGAAAGCTCCCGCTTCTTCGGCCGCTGACGCGGAATCTACTCCTTCGGAGcgagaagacggggaggcggagactgctgccgctgccgctgaggagcaagaagaagtggTGGATGACGGCTTGCCCCATCCGAGACCGTTTGAGAGCCGCAGGGACTTTTTCCAGAGGACGTCGAATGAGTGGCAGGAGATTTTGATGACCAATCTGAGGTGGAAGAACATCCAGCCTGAGACGCTGAGCATCAAAGAGATCAAGTCCAAGGCTTTCGAGCTGAGCGAGGAGAAGTGGTGGGATTGCAGAGAGGAGATCACGGCTATGGAGGACGAGCAGGAGGCTGCcgggattggggaggtggtttcgCTTGCTGATagggccgagggtggtgggcacgggggtggtgctgcgAGGAGGCGTtga
- the REV1 gene encoding deoxycytidyl transferase (EggNog:ENOG503NTZX; BUSCO:EOG092608WI; COG:L) — protein MGSRLEKNSAAVQKRIASHEFADEGGEEYEASAFGGFGDYFRRKKLKLQNLDVEYRAEKGDKPQIFKGIVAHVTGYTQPPLHVLHKELVQHGAGFLQYLDGKTTATHIIASAMPPKKSLDFTNYRVVKPSWVVDSIQAGKLLPWTDYRVIEQGPRQKTIKFDGNKMTSQQPQSKSPTSYREQTRDSFYNSQFQKSSQLASQQSSSPSQPRPAFKTHNSKHEDIDDIDDAMDLDTPSNPQNEPPRSAQKPPSPDPMASPPPPPKPKPIPNKPLTSEEHNALLLSDPKVRESSTANPDFLSKYYATSRLHHLSTWKSDLKSRLQKLTSQSCSRPSSKRKPNQRRYILHVDFDSFFCAISLQKCPEYADKPTVVAHGSGSGSEIASCNYPARKFGVKNGMWMKRALELCPGLKVLPYDFAGYEKASEAFYQVLLGVGGVVQSVSIDEALVDVTDVVLRGVGSTGVGGEESICWEQEKAEEIARGLRAEVRRRTGCEVSVGIGGNVLLAKVALRRAKPAGQHQIRPEEVLDSIGELGVEGLPGVAGSIGGRLEEMGIRFVKDIRGTTRERLVSVLGPKTGERLWDYARGVDRSELGEQPVRKSVSADVNWGIRFVSQEEAEEFVRNLCGELEKRLLAEGVKGKLLTVKIMRRSLDAPLDPAKHLGHGKCDTFNKSASFGVATCDAEVIGKEAVGILRSHKFSPGDLRGIGVQMTKLDHIKPSAAPEGSQKKLNFGSAVAAQPPPPKREREQIVDDHVPYQLKRSSSSGHEVEHDPITEDPSTPKKPRVHPALALAEANAADEKANAPLNVRGTQFILPSQVDPAVLAALPQDVRSKLIARAKRPASPAPAAKSRSGSPATADEVPPDVDPEVFHSLPEDVRAEIWAQYGGGPSRQSRPPSRQAVRPHSPRINGTIHHLPKERPPLSPKRGGGKSLFSRGKQSGSGGARLFQTNFTRAVPDAVEDLDPEVLAALPEDMRREVIDDHRRMKLSVDAAHHRHRRPPAPLQQKTLEFGRPLKLAFTGEEGKVTGLEEVKKMVRAWFEMNKKEGPHETDVEVFGGYVKRVVTVERDMEKARGLVRWLGWLVEEETETEEGRKGWEEAVEGIRGFVGEGVRERGLGGMDTG, from the exons ATGGGGAGTCGCTTGGAAAAGAACTCGGCTGCGGTGCAGAAGCGCATCGCGAGCCATGAGTTTGCTGAtgaaggcggagaggaaTACGAGGCCAGCGCCTTTGGGGGATTTGGCGACTATTTTCGGAGAAAGAAACTCAAGCTTCAGAACCTCGACGTCGAGTATCGCGCAGAAAAGGGCGATAAGCCGCAGATCTTCAAGGGAATCGTGGCGCATGTCACGGGCTAcactcaacctcctcttcatgt CCTTCACAAAGAGCTCGTTCAACATGGCGCTGGCTTTCTGCAATACCTCGATGGCAAAACCACGGCAACACATATCATCGCCTCGGCCATGCCGCCAAAGAAGTCCCTCGACTTCACCAACTACCGTGTCGTCAAGCCGTCCTGGGTGGTAGACTCCATCCAAGCCGGAAAGCTGTTACCATGGACCGACTACCGCGTCATCGAACAAGGCCCACGGCAAAAGACCATCAAGTTTGACGGAAACAAAATGACgagccaacaaccccaatcGAAGTCTCCCACGAGCTATCGAGAACAAACCCGTGATAGCTTCTACAACAGCCAGTTCCAAAAGTCCTCCCAACTAGCCTCACAACAGTCCAGCAGCCCCTCTCAACCAAGACCAGCCTTCAAAACCCACAACTCCAAGCACGAGGATATCGACGACATCGACGATGCCATGGACCTCGACACACCCTCAAACCCTCAAAACGAACCTCCCAGATCAGCCCAaaaaccaccctctcccgaCCCcatggcatcaccaccaccaccacccaaacccaaacccatcccAAACAAACCCCTAACCTCGGAAGAACAcaacgccctcctcctctctgacCCCAAAGTCCGCgaatcctccaccgccaaccccgactTTTTATCAAAATACTACGCCACCTcccgtctccaccacctctcaaCCTGGAAATCCGACCTCAAATCCCGCCTCCAGAAACTAACCTCGCAATCATGCTCCCGTCCTTCCAGCAAGCGGAAACCCAACCAGAGAAGATACATCCTCCACGTAGACTTTGACTCTTTCTTCtgcgccatctccctccagAAATGCCCCGAATACGCCGACAAACCCACCGTCGTAGCCCACGGTTCCGGCAGCGGCTCCGAGATTGCCAGTTGCAACTACCCCGCGAGGAAATTTGGAGTCAAAAACGGCATGTGGATGAAGCGCGCGCTGGAGCTCTGCCCAGGGTTGAAGGTCTTGCCGTACGACTTTGCGGGGTATGAAAAGGCGAGCGAGGCTTTTTATCAGgttttgttgggggtggggggtgtggtACAGAGTGTCAGCATTGATGAGGCGTTGGTTGATGTGACTGATGTGGTgctgaggggggttgggtcgacgggggtggggggtgaggagagcATTTGTTGGGAGCAggaaaaggcggaggagattgcgagggggttgagggcggaggtgaggaggaggacggggtgTGAGGTTTCGGTGGGGATCGGGGGGAATGTGCTGCTGGCCAAGGTTGCGCTGAGGAGGGCGAAGCCGGCGGGGCAGCATCAGATTCggccggaggaggtgttggattcgattggggagttgggggtggaggggctgcCTGGGGTGGCGGGGAGTATTGGGGGAAggctggaggagatggggatcAGGTTTGTGAAGGATATAAGGGggacgacgagggagaggttggtgagcgTTCTGGGGCCGAAgacgggggagaggttgtgggATTATGCGAGGGGGGTTGATAGGAGCGAGTTGGGGGAGCAGCCGGTGAGGAAGTCGGTCTCGGCGGATGTGAACTGGGGGATCAGGTTTGTCAgtcaggaggaggcggaggagtttGTGAGGAATTTGtgtggggagttggagaagaggctTTTGGccgagggggtgaaggggaagcTGTTGACCGTGAAGATCATGAGGCGGTCGTTGGATGCGCCTTTGGATCCGGCGAAGCATCTTGGTCACGGGAAGTGCGATACTTTCAACAAGAGCGCAAGCTTTGGGGTGGCGACGTGTGATGCTGAGGTGATCGGGAAGGAGGCGGTTGGGATCTTACGGTCTCACAAGTTCAGCCCTGGAGATCTGAGAGGCATAGGGGTCCAGATGACCAAGCTTGACCACATCAAACCGTCAGCAGCGCCAGAGGGCAGTCAGAAGAAGCTGAACTTTGGcagtgctgttgctgctcagcctccgccaccgaagagagagagggaacaGATTGTTGACGACCACGTTCCGTACCAGCTCAAAcgttcatcctcctcagggCATGAAGTCGAACACGACCCCATCACCGAAGacccatcaacacccaagaAACCCAGAGTCCACCCGGCACTCGCCCTCGCAGAAGCCAACGCTGCCGACGAAAAAGCCAATGCCCCGCTCAACGTCCGAGGAACACAgttcatcctcccctcccaagtCGACCCTGCCGTCCTGGCCGCACTCCCCCAGGATGTCCGCAGCAAACTAATCGCCCGAGCCAAACGTCCCGcctcccctgcccctgctgcGAAATCCCGCTCCGGCAGCCCGGCCACGGCAGATGAAGTCCCCCCCGACGTCGACCCCGAAGTCTTTCACTCCCTCCCAGAAGACGTGAGAGCAGAGATATGGGCTCAATACGGCGGCGGTCCATCCCGGCAAAGCCGGCCGCCCTCTCGACAAGCAGTCCGTCCGCACTCCCCCCGAATAAACGGAacaatccaccacctccctaaAGAAcgacctcccctctcccccaaacGGGGGGGCGGTAAATCCCTTTTCAGTCGGGGCAAACAATCCGGTTCCGGGGGGGCCAGACTCTTTCAAACAAACTTTACCCGTGCCGTCCCCGATGCGGTCGAGGATCTCGACCCTGAAGTGCTGGCGGCTTTGCCGGAGGATAtgcggagggaggtgattgaCGATCACCGCAGGATGAAGTTGAGTGTTGACGCTGCGCATCACCGCCACCGGCGACCTCCCGCACCGCTGCAACAGAAGActttggagtttgggaggCCGCTGAAGCTGGCGTtcacgggggaggaggggaaggtgacggggttggaggaggtcaaaAAGATGGTGAGGGCGTGGTTTGAGATGAATAAGAAGGAGGGGCCGCATGAGACGGATGTggaggtttttggagggTATgtcaagagggtggtgacggtggagagggatATGGAGAAGGCGAGAGGGTTGGTtaggtggttggggtggttggttgaggaggagacggagacggaggaggggagaaaagggtgggaggaggcggtggaggggatcAGGGGatttgttggggagggggtgagggagagggggttgggggggatggataCTGGGTAA
- the URH1 gene encoding Uridine nucleosidase 1 (COG:F; BUSCO:EOG09262WQX; EggNog:ENOG503NY3R) yields MSDTRIPVWLDCDPGHDDTFAILLAAYHPAIRILGVSTVFGNASLEKTTHNATSILTAISQSASIPVYIGASKALFRPPMHPPTDIHGETGLDGTELLPPPAVPPVATIPAIDAAYEALKSTPRGTAWVVATGSFTNAAALFMKYPELIQHVAGLSLMGGAIGNGFTAAVLGTVDGVPRVGNWTQFAEFNILADPEAAAFLLTHGELSKKTTLIPLDVTHLCLTTAQVQELILYGPEGRKEGMVPGRGKTELRQMLVELLLFFAKTYADVFGITEGPPLHDPLAVAAVLSGLDEKGGHKIPFYEHDPSVGVGMEGKGERYEVSVVTEGSYEDAKAGARTGQVTARLLPPGEEGVRIPRGLDLGVFWRVLEECISRADEANERARAVKQEAGVPTA; encoded by the exons ATGAGCGACACCCGCATCCCCGTCTGGCTAGACTGTGATCCAGGACACGAT GACAccttcgccatcctcctcgcagCCTACCACCCCGCCATCCGCATCCTGGGGGTATCAACCGTCTTCGGCAACGCCTCTTTAGAAAAAACAACCCACAACGCCACGTCCATTCTGACGGCAATCTCCCAGTCAGCCTCCATACCCGTCTACATCGGCGCCTCCAAAGCCCTCTTCCGGCCACCCATGCACCCACCGACGGACATCCACGGCGAAACTGGTCTCGACGGGACAgagctcctccccccaccggcTGTCCCTCCCGTGGCTACCATCCCGGCCATCGACGCGGCATACGAAGCTCTCAAATCCACCCCCCGGGGGACAGCTTGGGTGGTGGCCACGGGGAGTTTTACCAACGCGGCGGCATTGTTTATGAAGTACCCTGAACTCATCCAGCACGTTGCCGGGCTGTCGTTGATGGGAGGCGCGATAGGAAACGGGTTCACGGCCGCGGTCTTGGGGACCGTTGATGGAGTGCCGAGGGTGGGGAACTGGACCCAGTTTGCGGAGTTCAACATCCTTGCCGACCCTGAGGCGGCGGCGTTCCTGCTGACACATGGGGAACTGTCCAAGAAGACGACGTTGATCCCGTTGGATGTCACGCACCTgtgcctcaccaccgcccaggTTCAGGAACTGATCTTGTACGGACCCGAGGGACGcaaggaggggatggtgcCCGGGAGGGGCAAGACGGAATTGAGGCAGATGCTCGTCGAGCTGCTCTTGTTTTTTGCGAAAACCTACGCCGACGTCTTTGGCATAACCGAAGGCCCGCCGCTGCACGACCCCTTGGCTGTTGCGGCGGTACTATCTGGGCTGGACGAAAAAGGGGGGCATAAAATCCCATTTTATGAACATGACCCCTCTGTGGGGGTGGGTatggagggaaagggggagaggtacGAGGTAAGTGTCGTCACAGAGGGGAGCTACGAAGATGCCAAAGCTGGTGCGAGGACGGGCCAGGTCACCGCGAGATTGCTACCcccaggcgaggaaggggtgaggATACCTAGGGGGTTGGACTTGGGGGTTTtttggagggtgttggaggagtgTATCTCTAGGGCGGACGAGGCGAATGAGAGGGCCAGGGCTGTGAAGCAAGAGGCCGGGGTTCCTACTGCTTAG